From Flavipsychrobacter sp., a single genomic window includes:
- a CDS encoding C1 family peptidase, which produces MKYTLTLLLLTVCSLSFGQVSLKEYCPDDQSQYRATCASYAPTYTAFSIAYNKQNGYNKAHENFTVFSEGFVASKIKSDKPFTGRIFNKCGKNVIAQDALNVLKDHGTVLKKDFREGCACSKQKKLLASNTKRYKIKDWKEITSSDETTHIDNITQSLDNGSPVIITILQEPFFLDNKAREVTFPQGHEKKEAAANHVITIVGYDSAINGGSFLVKNNYTTWGDHGYAYVQYKDLLKIIRGSFVILL; this is translated from the coding sequence ATGAAATATACACTTACCCTACTACTACTCACTGTCTGCTCCCTTAGTTTCGGGCAGGTAAGCCTTAAAGAATATTGCCCCGACGATCAATCTCAATACAGAGCTACATGCGCTTCCTATGCGCCTACTTACACTGCTTTTTCTATTGCATACAATAAGCAAAATGGCTATAACAAAGCCCATGAGAACTTTACCGTTTTTTCAGAAGGGTTTGTAGCATCTAAAATAAAATCAGACAAACCATTTACCGGCAGAATATTCAACAAGTGCGGTAAAAATGTAATAGCACAAGACGCACTAAATGTTTTGAAAGATCATGGTACAGTCTTAAAAAAAGACTTTAGAGAAGGTTGTGCTTGCAGCAAGCAAAAAAAGCTATTAGCCAGCAATACAAAACGTTATAAGATAAAAGACTGGAAAGAAATAACGTCTTCTGACGAGACTACTCATATTGATAACATAACACAATCTTTAGATAACGGTAGCCCTGTAATCATTACCATCCTTCAAGAGCCATTCTTTCTAGATAATAAAGCTAGAGAAGTAACCTTTCCTCAAGGGCATGAAAAAAAGGAAGCCGCTGCAAACCATGTGATAACTATTGTTGGTTATGATAGCGCTATAAATGGAGGGTCATTTTTAGTTAAGAATAACTATACCACTTGGGGAGATCATGGATATGCTTATGTACAATACAAAGATCTACTTAAGATCATTAGAGGTTCTTTTGTGATACTGCTGTAA
- a CDS encoding helix-turn-helix transcriptional regulator codes for MKEQVLLKKVAKRIRALREGRGMTQQELAALLDYEKSNLSRLESGTVNIKLSTIYKIAQAFEISMSELLDVE; via the coding sequence ATGAAAGAGCAGGTTCTATTAAAGAAAGTAGCCAAGAGGATAAGAGCATTGAGAGAGGGTAGAGGTATGACCCAACAGGAGCTTGCTGCACTGTTAGATTATGAAAAGTCTAACTTATCCCGCCTAGAGTCTGGCACGGTGAACATAAAGCTTAGTACCATCTATAAGATAGCCCAAGCATTTGAGATATCTATGTCTGAATTGTTGGATGTGGAGTAG
- a CDS encoding DUF3987 domain-containing protein, with amino-acid sequence MNNNSRQLLPAELYTRLPHLLKEPISKMQDAEDKELLLLGALGVLSGMLPKVQGEYFGQHVAPNLYCFVVGRYGIGKGGLLWARKLGDAVHQQRNEKTTELYEDYGRLMGHYRKELKQYEKGHLAEEPKLPPAPPHLKLYIPANTTKTAVMQLLMENEGRGIIFETEGDTLADMLRQDYGNFSDVLRKAYHHEPVSYYRRANNEDVEIPHPELSVVLSGTYDQLLKLIPAIDNGLFSRFCFYVMEGSDEFKDPFDRSRMGHHDYFRYLSEQLANLYQRLSEREVPLQFQLSSTQQQELYLHFSNTKEDVKYDVGDDLAGSVNRLGLMCYRIAMILSILRAFECRQLDQPVIICRADDYALAQQLATYLLEHTLKVYEKVKAHSMGTQRQQRKSVFTDDQILLGIRLYEEGKSLREISILMFGDESKYSTINRMLKKNGVKMR; translated from the coding sequence ATGAACAACAATAGTAGACAACTACTGCCTGCGGAGCTATATACTCGGCTGCCGCACCTCCTCAAAGAACCTATTAGTAAAATGCAAGACGCAGAGGATAAAGAACTCCTCTTGCTGGGCGCACTGGGTGTGCTTAGTGGTATGCTCCCCAAAGTGCAGGGCGAGTATTTTGGTCAGCACGTAGCCCCCAACCTATACTGCTTTGTAGTGGGTAGGTATGGCATAGGCAAGGGCGGGCTGCTATGGGCGCGCAAGCTGGGCGATGCCGTGCATCAACAACGCAACGAGAAAACCACAGAACTATACGAAGACTATGGCAGGCTCATGGGGCACTACCGCAAGGAGCTGAAGCAATATGAGAAAGGACACCTAGCCGAAGAACCCAAGCTACCACCCGCACCACCACACCTCAAACTATATATACCTGCCAACACTACCAAGACCGCCGTGATGCAACTACTGATGGAGAACGAGGGTCGGGGCATCATCTTCGAGACGGAGGGCGACACCCTTGCCGATATGCTACGACAGGACTATGGCAACTTCTCGGACGTGCTACGCAAAGCCTACCACCACGAGCCTGTGAGCTACTACCGCCGTGCCAATAATGAAGATGTAGAGATACCACACCCCGAGCTAAGTGTAGTGCTTAGCGGTACGTACGACCAGCTCCTCAAGCTCATACCCGCTATAGACAACGGGCTCTTCTCGCGGTTCTGCTTTTATGTGATGGAGGGTAGCGATGAGTTTAAAGACCCTTTCGATAGATCGCGCATGGGGCATCATGATTATTTCCGATACCTGAGCGAGCAGTTGGCGAATCTTTACCAGCGCTTAAGCGAACGGGAGGTGCCACTACAGTTTCAGCTAAGCAGCACACAGCAGCAGGAGCTATACCTGCACTTTAGCAACACTAAGGAAGATGTGAAGTATGATGTGGGCGACGACCTTGCAGGCTCTGTCAACCGCTTGGGATTGATGTGCTACCGCATAGCTATGATACTCTCCATACTACGCGCCTTTGAGTGTCGGCAGCTCGACCAGCCCGTTATCATCTGCCGTGCCGATGACTATGCCCTTGCCCAGCAGCTAGCCACCTATCTGCTAGAGCACACCCTCAAGGTATATGAGAAAGTAAAAGCACACAGCATGGGTACACAACGGCAACAACGCAAGAGCGTCTTCACCGACGACCAGATATTGCTAGGCATCCGCCTGTATGAAGAAGGCAAGAGCCTGCGGGAGATAAGTATACTAATGTTTGGCGATGAGAGTAAGTACAGTACTATCAATCGTATGCTAAAGAAGAATGGTGTAAAAATGCGCTAG
- the cyoE gene encoding heme o synthase, with the protein MIGEESIKAKWHEVALTRFKDYNMLLKPNLSFMVVFTSVIGYLLAPGIAFNLSSVVALFIGGIMVTGGANTINQILEREGDALMERTKNRPIPNGRISVTEAWVLAALAGFGGAILLGYYFNPLAGILSFISLLLYGFAYTPMKRVHPIAVLIGAIPGALPPLLGWVAATGSIGIGGMTLFLIQFFWQFPHYWAIGWVGYDEYKKAGISMLPSQERSSKFTAIQCMFYSIVLIPIAIFPKLLGMTGNIGMWIGIACGIMYFLATVVFYKNNDHKSARRVMFASFFYLPVMLLAMYIDKL; encoded by the coding sequence ATGATTGGTGAGGAGTCGATAAAAGCCAAATGGCACGAAGTAGCCTTGACCCGCTTCAAGGACTATAACATGCTGCTGAAGCCCAACTTGAGCTTCATGGTCGTATTTACCAGTGTTATCGGTTACCTCTTAGCTCCCGGTATTGCTTTCAATTTGAGTAGCGTGGTAGCCTTGTTCATAGGCGGTATTATGGTAACGGGTGGTGCTAACACCATCAACCAGATACTGGAGCGTGAGGGAGATGCCCTTATGGAGCGTACCAAGAACAGACCTATTCCTAACGGTCGTATCAGTGTTACAGAAGCGTGGGTGCTGGCAGCCTTAGCAGGTTTTGGTGGTGCTATACTACTAGGCTACTACTTCAACCCGCTGGCAGGTATCTTAAGTTTTATCTCATTATTATTATATGGTTTTGCCTACACACCTATGAAGCGTGTGCATCCTATTGCCGTGCTTATAGGGGCTATACCGGGTGCGCTACCGCCACTATTGGGCTGGGTAGCTGCTACAGGTAGTATAGGTATAGGTGGCATGACCCTTTTCCTGATACAATTCTTCTGGCAGTTTCCGCACTACTGGGCTATTGGCTGGGTAGGGTACGACGAGTACAAGAAGGCAGGTATCAGCATGCTACCATCTCAGGAGCGTAGCTCTAAGTTTACCGCTATACAATGCATGTTCTACAGCATAGTATTGATACCTATTGCAATATTCCCTAAGCTACTGGGCATGACGGGCAATATAGGCATGTGGATAGGCATAGCCTGCGGTATTATGTATTTTTTGGCTACAGTAGTATTTTACAAGAACAACGATCATAAGTCGGCACGCAGGGTAATGTTTGCTTCATTCTTTTACCTGCCGGTGATGCTGTTGGCTATGTATATTGATAAGCTATAA
- a CDS encoding heme-copper oxidase subunit III, producing the protein MDTAMEGSAQKKKIHPHKFNMWIAIASIIMMFAGLTSGYIVRQAQGNWVYFELPQVFWVSTVVIFVSSITMVLGIRAFKQRQMTRYRALITITLLLGIAFTILQFVGFGQLYANNIRVDGNPSESFLFIIAGLHLLHIVGGIIALLIVFFRAFKKNLKIYNATGLEIVGTYWHFVDVLWIYLFVFFLVNQ; encoded by the coding sequence ATGGACACGGCAATGGAAGGTTCAGCACAAAAAAAGAAGATACATCCACACAAGTTTAATATGTGGATAGCCATAGCAAGTATCATAATGATGTTTGCCGGCTTAACGAGTGGCTACATTGTACGCCAGGCGCAGGGCAACTGGGTTTATTTTGAGCTGCCGCAGGTGTTTTGGGTGTCTACCGTAGTTATTTTTGTAAGTAGTATCACTATGGTGCTGGGTATCAGAGCCTTCAAACAGCGCCAGATGACTCGCTATAGAGCGTTGATAACCATTACTTTATTGCTGGGTATTGCCTTTACCATACTACAGTTTGTAGGTTTTGGTCAGCTATATGCCAATAATATACGTGTAGATGGCAACCCTAGCGAATCGTTCCTGTTCATCATAGCAGGGCTGCATTTATTACACATTGTAGGTGGTATAATTGCACTTTTAATTGTATTTTTCCGAGCCTTTAAGAAGAATTTAAAGATATACAATGCAACTGGTCTGGAGATCGTCGGTACCTATTGGCACTTCGTAGATGTATTGTGGATATATTTATTTGTATTCTTTCTGGTAAATCAGTGA
- a CDS encoding cytochrome c oxidase subunit 3, whose product MSHAAATTTETKPWGGGRSPFNVSYGKMMMWFFLLSDALTFGAFLISYGTTRFFSAVWPDPNHVFHAFPFMGHTNLPLVFVSLMTFILIASSVTMVMAVHCGHNNDRQGVIKWLIWTIIGGIAFLSCQAWEWTHLNHLGAWWGAFTDADMPITEIHKYFNMESADVVSALPEHGMQATHDFYNYFFTITGFHGAHVTSGVVFLILVLINTVNGTYENRGHYEMVEKIGLYWHFVDLVWVFVFTCFYLL is encoded by the coding sequence ATGTCACACGCAGCAGCGACAACAACAGAGACTAAACCTTGGGGTGGCGGACGTTCACCGTTCAATGTCAGTTATGGTAAAATGATGATGTGGTTCTTCCTATTGTCAGATGCCCTTACTTTCGGTGCCTTCCTTATTTCTTATGGTACTACGCGTTTCTTTAGCGCCGTATGGCCTGACCCGAACCACGTATTCCATGCGTTCCCGTTCATGGGGCATACGAATCTGCCGTTGGTATTCGTGAGTTTGATGACCTTTATCCTTATCGCCAGCTCGGTGACGATGGTAATGGCAGTACACTGTGGTCATAACAACGACCGTCAAGGTGTTATCAAATGGTTGATATGGACTATCATTGGTGGTATCGCTTTCTTGAGCTGTCAGGCTTGGGAGTGGACTCACTTGAACCACTTAGGTGCATGGTGGGGTGCTTTCACTGATGCTGATATGCCGATCACTGAGATCCACAAATATTTCAATATGGAAAGCGCTGATGTAGTATCTGCATTGCCGGAGCACGGTATGCAAGCTACGCACGACTTCTACAACTACTTCTTTACCATTACAGGTTTCCACGGTGCGCACGTTACCAGTGGTGTGGTATTCCTTATCTTGGTATTGATCAATACGGTAAACGGTACTTACGAGAACAGAGGCCACTACGAGATGGTGGAGAAGATAGGTTTGTACTGGCACTTTGTAGACTTGGTATGGGTATTCGTATTCACTTGTTTCTACCTACTATAA
- a CDS encoding cytochrome C oxidase subunit IV family protein — protein MSHNNHNDDIQSLYEGDQSKLYSGIMGHHEEMQSPAAKAQRKKIVKVLVLLSIVTIVEVGFGLFFSYTMNRTLLNTIFLVLTLVKAGYIVSIFMHLGDEVKSFKMSVLIPLFLFVWFIIAFLADGAFWLKMNSNSPVRNTIEQVAP, from the coding sequence ATGTCTCATAATAATCATAACGACGATATACAATCATTATACGAGGGCGACCAGTCGAAGCTATACTCTGGTATCATGGGTCACCATGAGGAGATGCAATCGCCTGCCGCAAAAGCACAAAGAAAGAAGATCGTTAAAGTATTGGTGCTTCTTTCTATTGTAACTATTGTAGAGGTTGGTTTTGGTTTGTTCTTTAGCTACACTATGAATAGAACATTACTGAACACTATCTTCTTGGTACTTACCCTAGTGAAAGCTGGTTACATCGTTTCTATCTTCATGCACTTGGGCGACGAGGTTAAATCTTTCAAGATGTCGGTATTGATACCACTATTCTTATTCGTGTGGTTCATTATAGCCTTCTTGGCCGATGGTGCTTTCTGGTTGAAGATGAATAGTAACTCTCCTGTAAGGAACACAATAGAGCAAGTAGCGCCGTAG
- a CDS encoding SCO family protein encodes MSKKTRLIGALAVSILIPLTCFIVISQLSKGKLHLPKYYVVDHVVTSPEGTNDTVYHQVAEATFTNQFGEEVSLNKDLKGKILVIDFIFTTCPTVCPQLTNNMEVIQHAFRKDPKRKSRLDTAIHFISITVDPERDSFPVMRKYADDHNVNRKNWWFLTGSRADIYNYARKELRVNVGKGGEGVDDFLHTQKIVVLDTMRYIRGYYDGLDTADMIRCTDDIVILTKQKYRKKEND; translated from the coding sequence ATGAGTAAAAAAACTAGATTAATAGGAGCTTTAGCGGTGTCAATTTTGATACCGCTAACTTGTTTTATAGTGATAAGCCAACTGTCTAAAGGCAAGCTACACCTGCCTAAATACTATGTGGTAGACCATGTAGTTACTAGCCCAGAAGGCACTAACGATACTGTATACCACCAAGTGGCAGAGGCTACCTTTACCAACCAGTTTGGCGAGGAGGTATCACTCAACAAAGACCTGAAGGGTAAGATATTGGTCATCGATTTTATCTTCACTACCTGCCCTACGGTATGCCCGCAGCTCACCAACAATATGGAGGTGATACAGCATGCCTTTAGAAAAGACCCTAAGCGTAAGAGCAGATTAGATACTGCCATACATTTTATTTCCATCACGGTAGACCCCGAGCGCGATAGCTTTCCTGTGATGCGCAAATATGCCGACGACCATAATGTGAACCGTAAGAACTGGTGGTTCCTAACAGGTAGCAGAGCAGATATCTATAACTATGCCAGAAAAGAACTACGTGTAAATGTAGGCAAGGGCGGAGAAGGAGTAGACGACTTTTTGCACACGCAGAAAATTGTGGTGCTGGATACCATGCGTTATATTCGCGGCTACTACGATGGGCTGGACACGGCAGATATGATACGCTGTACCGACGACATCGTGATACTAACCAAACAGAAATACAGAAAGAAAGAAAACGACTAG
- a CDS encoding DUF420 domain-containing protein, whose protein sequence is MLKPMFEKNDKKAKGLIYVVSFVVFIAVAILSKVKLEVDLGFDVHVFATINAVINSLVSVLLVLALVAVKQKKYQQHKNFMMGAIVLSVLFLVSYIAHHLLAGDTSFGGEGTIRYVYFFILITHIFLAAIILPFILFTAYRALTGEYDRHKKLARYTWPLWFYVSVTGVVVYLMISPYYV, encoded by the coding sequence ATGTTGAAACCAATGTTTGAGAAGAACGATAAGAAAGCAAAAGGACTGATCTATGTGGTCTCTTTTGTAGTGTTTATAGCTGTGGCTATACTATCTAAAGTGAAGCTTGAGGTAGACTTGGGTTTTGATGTGCATGTATTTGCGACCATCAATGCCGTTATCAATTCTTTGGTATCTGTACTATTGGTACTGGCACTAGTTGCAGTAAAGCAGAAGAAGTATCAACAACACAAAAACTTTATGATGGGTGCTATAGTGCTTTCCGTATTGTTTTTGGTCTCCTACATTGCGCACCACCTGCTAGCGGGCGATACCTCGTTTGGGGGTGAAGGCACTATCCGTTATGTGTATTTCTTTATCCTAATTACGCATATATTCCTAGCAGCTATCATCCTGCCGTTTATCCTATTCACCGCCTACAGGGCGCTTACGGGTGAGTACGACAGGCACAAGAAGCTGGCACGCTATACATGGCCACTATGGTTCTACGTGAGTGTAACGGGTGTGGTGGTGTATTTGATGATATCTCCTTACTACGTTTAG
- a CDS encoding DUF2147 domain-containing protein produces the protein MKFRSLLQATLIAAFAICYSAPAFAGDDPIEGVWYSEDSSAKIKIYLAKNQKFYGKIIWLKNPNEEDGTPKVDDKNPDKSKRSEPILNMLILKSFEKDGDKEYEDGTIYDPKSGKTYSCTITHKGNSLKVRGYIGISLIGRTAIWTKAD, from the coding sequence ATGAAATTCAGATCATTGCTTCAAGCTACACTTATTGCAGCATTTGCTATTTGTTACAGTGCCCCTGCTTTTGCGGGAGATGACCCGATAGAAGGCGTATGGTATAGTGAAGACAGCTCTGCCAAGATAAAGATATACCTGGCAAAGAATCAGAAGTTCTATGGTAAGATCATTTGGTTGAAGAACCCCAATGAAGAAGATGGTACACCTAAGGTGGATGATAAGAACCCTGATAAGTCGAAACGTTCAGAGCCTATCTTGAATATGCTTATCCTAAAAAGTTTTGAAAAAGACGGAGATAAGGAATATGAGGACGGCACTATCTATGACCCTAAGAGTGGCAAGACCTATTCTTGTACCATTACACACAAGGGCAACTCTTTAAAAGTGCGCGGGTATATCGGTATTTCCTTAATTGGTAGAACGGCTATTTGGACAAAGGCAGACTAG
- a CDS encoding CAP domain-containing protein, giving the protein MYKNILIGALFATNFLSNSEEPSAFKTTLQHQKLLNMVNHARTKGCKCGETYYPPTTILSWNDSLAIAAQKQSNYMEQHKTLTHTGANNSDPGDRITATGYQWSTYGENAAVDYPNDEALIKGWLGSKGHCKNIMNPNFKEVGMGGSGAYWTQVFATKLNP; this is encoded by the coding sequence ATGTATAAAAACATTTTGATCGGCGCCCTGTTTGCCACCAACTTCTTATCCAATAGCGAAGAACCTTCCGCCTTCAAAACCACCCTACAACATCAAAAGCTATTGAATATGGTGAACCATGCACGTACCAAAGGCTGTAAATGTGGCGAGACCTACTACCCGCCTACTACTATCCTTAGCTGGAACGATAGCCTAGCCATAGCGGCACAAAAGCAGAGCAACTATATGGAGCAACATAAAACACTCACCCATACAGGTGCTAACAACTCTGACCCCGGAGACCGCATTACTGCCACGGGCTACCAATGGAGCACCTACGGGGAAAACGCGGCAGTAGACTACCCCAACGATGAAGCCTTGATAAAAGGATGGCTGGGCAGCAAGGGACATTGCAAAAACATCATGAACCCCAACTTTAAAGAAGTAGGCATGGGAGGAAGCGGCGCGTACTGGACTCAAGTATTTGCCACTAAGCTAAACCCCTAG
- a CDS encoding nitroreductase family protein produces MAEERIINGFPFEVYTKDSFEKDEMTARAHEFHEWMEKRRTVRDFSDKEVPQEVIEQIILSASTAPSGAHKQPWTFCAISSAEMKAEIRKAAEKEEYESYNNRMPQEWLDDLLPLQTDWNKEFLEIAPWLIVVCKRIYEFGDEGKKKNNYYVQESVGLASGFLLAAIHNAGLVALTHTPSPMNFLTKLLGRPENEKPFLLIPVGYPAEECVVPKLERKPLEDVVVFYT; encoded by the coding sequence ATGGCTGAAGAAAGAATAATAAACGGCTTCCCGTTTGAAGTATATACCAAAGACAGTTTTGAAAAAGATGAAATGACGGCTCGAGCTCATGAGTTTCATGAGTGGATGGAGAAGAGAAGAACCGTGCGCGACTTTTCTGATAAAGAAGTGCCTCAAGAGGTCATAGAGCAAATAATACTTTCTGCATCTACCGCGCCATCGGGTGCGCATAAACAACCATGGACCTTCTGTGCCATCAGTAGTGCCGAGATGAAAGCCGAGATAAGGAAGGCGGCTGAAAAAGAAGAGTATGAAAGCTATAACAACCGCATGCCTCAAGAGTGGCTGGATGATCTATTGCCTTTACAAACCGACTGGAACAAAGAGTTTTTAGAAATAGCCCCTTGGCTCATAGTGGTCTGCAAGCGCATCTACGAGTTTGGCGATGAGGGTAAGAAGAAGAACAACTATTATGTGCAGGAGAGTGTGGGACTGGCAAGTGGTTTTCTGCTCGCTGCTATTCACAATGCAGGCTTGGTGGCGCTAACGCACACACCTAGCCCTATGAACTTCTTAACCAAACTTCTAGGTCGCCCTGAGAATGAGAAGCCTTTCTTGCTAATACCCGTTGGCTATCCTGCCGAGGAGTGTGTAGTACCTAAGCTAGAGCGTAAGCCTTTGGAAGACGTAGTGGTGTTTTATACATAA
- a CDS encoding aspartyl/asparaginyl beta-hydroxylase domain-containing protein: MNDTVIKYIKLPFHFDTAPMLAEINNVKETWLPHYNSQGYTGEWTALPLRTIGGTTDQHTAEAMGSNSGFEDTALLAHCPEVQQCIDTLQCEKLGIRVLNLRPEATIKEHRDFDLCYEEGEIRIHIPLQTNDQVSFLLEGEQMTINEGECWYMNFDLPHTLSNNGKTDRLHLVIDCVVNEWITNLFSSTTLEKIAHTENRNKMSRTDKQAMLEQLKQMNNEASRALIAQLEKELQTP, translated from the coding sequence ATGAACGATACCGTTATAAAATACATCAAGCTCCCCTTCCATTTCGATACGGCACCTATGCTCGCCGAAATAAATAACGTAAAGGAGACTTGGCTACCTCATTACAATTCGCAAGGCTACACGGGAGAATGGACGGCACTACCCCTAAGAACAATAGGCGGCACTACCGACCAGCACACCGCAGAAGCTATGGGCAGCAATAGCGGCTTTGAGGACACGGCTCTTTTGGCTCATTGCCCCGAGGTGCAGCAATGCATCGACACCCTACAATGCGAAAAACTAGGTATAAGGGTACTGAACCTAAGACCTGAGGCTACCATAAAAGAACATAGAGATTTTGACCTCTGCTACGAGGAAGGAGAAATAAGGATACACATACCCCTGCAAACCAACGACCAAGTATCCTTCTTGCTGGAGGGCGAACAGATGACCATCAACGAGGGAGAATGCTGGTATATGAACTTTGACCTACCGCATACCTTGAGCAACAATGGCAAAACAGACAGACTACACCTTGTTATAGATTGTGTTGTAAATGAATGGATTACAAACCTTTTCTCAAGCACCACATTAGAAAAAATAGCGCACACGGAGAATAGAAATAAGATGAGTAGAACAGATAAACAAGCTATGCTGGAGCAGCTGAAACAAATGAACAACGAGGCAAGCAGAGCCTTAATAGCACAACTAGAAAAAGAATTACAAACACCATAA